The Cohnella abietis genome has a segment encoding these proteins:
- a CDS encoding DUF3243 domain-containing protein, producing the protein MSTVLSNFDTWKKFLGDRVEAAKKLGINEEAISKLAYEIGEFLDQKVDPKNNEERVLKELWDVGDEAERKTMARLMVKLAGNDS; encoded by the coding sequence ATGTCAACCGTACTCAGTAATTTCGATACATGGAAGAAGTTTTTGGGAGATCGCGTCGAGGCGGCCAAGAAGCTAGGCATCAATGAGGAAGCCATTTCCAAGCTTGCTTATGAAATTGGCGAATTTCTCGATCAGAAAGTAGATCCGAAGAACAACGAGGAGCGCGTTCTTAAGGAGCTATGGGATGTTGGTGACGAAGCCGAACGCAAGACAATGGCTCGCCTGATGGTGAAGCTAGCTGGAAATGATAGCTAA
- the sleB gene encoding spore cortex-lytic enzyme, producing the protein MSYRLVILTFCVVFGLLGLYTLQHSSQSRETFSSAILKEGSAGKDIYELQGRLKALGFFNGAVDGQFGASTKNAVTWFQWKFGMKSDGVVGAKTKLKLWTATKDWKPTAADLPQTGGNTGGAPSTAPTGGNDNKLPASNNLGFTEKDLKMMANAVYGESRGEPYVGQVAVAAVIINRVKSSQFPNTASGVIYQPGAFTAVADGQINLEPNETAKKAVKDAVSGWDPSDGCLYYFNPETATSKWIWTRPQYKTIGKHIFCR; encoded by the coding sequence GTGAGTTATCGTCTAGTGATTTTGACATTTTGCGTTGTATTCGGTCTTCTTGGCCTATACACGCTGCAGCACAGCTCGCAAAGCCGTGAAACATTCAGTAGTGCCATTCTCAAAGAAGGCTCAGCCGGCAAAGATATTTATGAGCTGCAAGGAAGACTGAAAGCACTTGGATTTTTTAATGGAGCGGTAGACGGTCAATTTGGTGCGAGTACCAAAAATGCGGTTACCTGGTTCCAGTGGAAGTTCGGAATGAAGTCTGATGGAGTCGTAGGTGCAAAGACAAAGCTGAAGCTGTGGACAGCGACGAAGGATTGGAAGCCTACGGCTGCAGATTTACCACAGACTGGGGGTAACACTGGAGGCGCGCCTTCAACAGCGCCAACAGGTGGGAACGACAATAAGCTACCTGCATCTAACAATCTCGGCTTTACGGAGAAAGACCTTAAGATGATGGCTAATGCCGTTTACGGAGAATCGCGAGGAGAACCGTATGTCGGTCAGGTTGCGGTAGCAGCGGTTATTATTAATCGTGTAAAGTCATCGCAGTTCCCGAATACGGCATCAGGCGTTATATACCAGCCGGGCGCCTTCACAGCAGTAGCTGATGGTCAGATTAATCTTGAACCCAACGAGACTGCCAAAAAAGCGGTCAAAGACGCTGTTAGTGGTTGGGACCCAAGTGATGGCTGCCTCTATTACTTTAATCCAGAGACAGCTACTTCCAAATGGATATGGACTCGTCCACAGTACAAGACAATAGGCAAGCATATCTTCTGTCGTTAG
- a CDS encoding YajQ family cyclic di-GMP-binding protein has product MASEYSFDVVSKVDIQEVNNAVQQALKEIETRFDFKGSKSNITLEDEQLVVASDSDFKLKNVVDILQSKLTKRGVPILNMEFGKIEPASGGTVRQNIKMKQGIDQENSKKMNILIRDSKIKVKSQIQGDQLRITGKSKDDLQAIMTLLRGADLPLELQFINYR; this is encoded by the coding sequence ATGGCATCCGAATACTCTTTTGACGTAGTATCCAAGGTAGATATTCAAGAAGTGAACAATGCGGTTCAGCAGGCGCTTAAGGAAATCGAAACGCGCTTTGACTTCAAGGGCAGCAAAAGTAACATCACACTAGAGGACGAGCAGCTTGTGGTTGCTTCAGATAGTGATTTCAAGCTCAAAAACGTAGTCGATATTTTACAATCAAAGCTGACTAAACGAGGAGTACCTATCCTCAATATGGAATTTGGTAAAATCGAGCCTGCTTCAGGCGGTACAGTTCGTCAGAACATTAAGATGAAGCAAGGAATTGATCAAGAGAATTCTAAGAAGATGAATATTCTGATTCGGGATTCCAAAATCAAAGTGAAAAGTCAGATTCAAGGTGACCAGCTGCGGATAACAGGGAAGAGCAAGGATGACCTGCAAGCTATTATGACATTGCTAAGAGGGGCAGATTTGCCTTTGGAGCTGCAATTTATTAATTATCGTTAA
- the yfmF gene encoding EF-P 5-aminopentanol modification-associated protein YfmF, producing MMSEQFQRGTWGRLRLHVLPTKRFKTFALSLFAGVPLSNAGVTPIALTPFVLRRGTETYPETIAFRERLDDLYGAGFGFDLYKRGEHQIVQFRLDIINDRFVSVTDSLLGEALSFLGEVVTSPALDSSGKFRSKYVEAEKTTVSKRIDAIINDKIRYASERCVEEMCKNEPFSLPALGRKDELAALNADSLYEAYKKWLQEASFDLYVSGDTTLEEVQALVAKSFKLPSGQPSSYTAPEVKPARSEVQTIVERLDIGQGKLNMGLRVGVTYGSEQYAALLVYNGLLGAFPHSKLFVNVREKASLAYYASSRLDGHKGILTLQSGIEVANYERAVKIIREQLEAMKAGEFALDDLKRTKAMITNQLRELQDSAFERISFDFSSILSGVERSGESFIAEIEAVTPEMVKAVAQDVELDTIYFLRDRKEES from the coding sequence ATGATGTCGGAACAGTTCCAGAGAGGTACATGGGGTCGGTTACGTCTGCACGTATTGCCGACCAAGCGGTTTAAAACATTCGCATTGTCTCTGTTTGCAGGAGTACCATTGTCCAATGCCGGGGTAACGCCAATTGCGCTTACCCCTTTTGTTCTGAGAAGAGGTACAGAGACCTACCCGGAAACGATCGCTTTCCGCGAGCGCCTGGATGATTTATATGGCGCGGGATTCGGCTTTGACTTGTACAAACGGGGCGAGCATCAAATCGTCCAATTTCGGCTGGATATTATTAACGATAGGTTTGTCTCTGTAACGGATTCCTTACTAGGCGAAGCATTAAGCTTCCTAGGTGAGGTTGTGACTTCGCCTGCGCTAGATAGTAGTGGCAAGTTTCGGAGCAAATATGTTGAGGCTGAGAAAACAACAGTAAGCAAACGGATTGATGCGATTATTAACGATAAAATCCGTTATGCTTCTGAGCGCTGTGTTGAAGAAATGTGCAAAAATGAGCCGTTCAGTCTTCCTGCTCTAGGACGCAAGGATGAGCTGGCTGCCTTAAACGCAGATTCTCTTTATGAAGCTTATAAGAAGTGGCTGCAAGAGGCTTCCTTCGACTTATATGTTTCGGGAGATACGACTCTAGAAGAGGTTCAAGCTTTAGTCGCTAAGTCCTTTAAGCTGCCGTCAGGACAGCCATCTAGCTATACAGCACCGGAGGTAAAGCCAGCACGTTCTGAAGTTCAAACCATCGTAGAGCGGCTTGATATCGGTCAAGGAAAGCTAAACATGGGCTTGCGTGTCGGAGTAACCTATGGAAGCGAGCAATACGCAGCGTTGCTTGTCTATAACGGTTTGTTGGGTGCTTTTCCGCACTCTAAGCTGTTTGTTAATGTACGAGAGAAGGCAAGCTTGGCCTATTATGCATCCTCTCGTTTGGATGGTCACAAAGGTATTCTCACGCTCCAATCGGGCATTGAGGTTGCCAACTATGAGCGTGCTGTAAAAATAATACGTGAGCAGCTAGAGGCAATGAAGGCTGGAGAATTCGCTCTGGACGATCTCAAACGTACAAAAGCGATGATTACTAATCAGCTCCGTGAGCTGCAGGATTCCGCATTCGAAAGAATATCCTTTGATTTCAGCAGTATCCTGTCAGGTGTGGAGCGCTCAGGGGAAAGCTTTATAGCCGAAATTGAAGCGGTCACACCGGAGATGGTTAAGGCTGTCGCCCAAGACGTCGAGCTGGATACGATATATTTCCTGCGTGACCGGAAGGAGGAGAGCTAA
- the pgsA gene encoding CDP-diacylglycerol--glycerol-3-phosphate 3-phosphatidyltransferase: MNLANRITLVRIFLVPVMTIFLLIKLDVEPLSIGSYSISYNQVFALLIFIIAASTDGLDGYIARKRKIVTNLGKLLDPLADKLLMAAVLIALVEMEKLGAWVAIIIISREWAVTGLRQIALLEGTVLAASKWGKWKTAVQITMIIVLLLNNFPFNFIDLRIDLYVVWAAVLITVYSGVDYFVKNKNLIPVD, encoded by the coding sequence GTGAACCTTGCTAATCGGATCACGCTTGTAAGGATTTTTCTAGTACCTGTGATGACGATCTTTCTTTTAATCAAATTAGACGTTGAACCACTTTCCATAGGTAGTTATTCCATCTCCTATAATCAGGTGTTTGCTTTATTAATTTTTATTATTGCTGCGAGCACCGATGGGTTAGATGGTTATATTGCACGTAAACGTAAGATCGTGACGAATTTAGGTAAGCTGCTGGATCCGTTAGCGGATAAGCTGCTCATGGCTGCAGTACTCATTGCACTAGTTGAGATGGAGAAGCTAGGTGCTTGGGTTGCCATAATCATTATTAGCCGTGAGTGGGCTGTTACAGGCTTGAGGCAGATAGCTTTGCTGGAAGGCACGGTGCTTGCTGCGAGTAAATGGGGTAAGTGGAAGACTGCTGTGCAGATCACGATGATTATAGTGCTTCTGCTCAATAATTTCCCGTTTAACTTCATTGATCTGCGTATCGACTTGTACGTCGTGTGGGCTGCTGTATTAATTACGGTCTACTCTGGTGTCGATTATTTTGTGAAAAATAAAAATTTAATCCCGGTAGATTAA
- a CDS encoding helix-turn-helix domain-containing protein has translation MSDLGALLRKAREQRGYTLDDIQEYTKIRKRYLEAIEAGEYKVLPGSFYVRAFVKTYAETVGLDAEEVLRLYHKELPQAPTTEVARTEPRMKVGRRSVQHNDRLGKVAVSLLMWAFPILIVVVVYVYISNNKAPDTKELNPNPPISTETSTPSPSASIAPSSTPPPSTPPPSVSTAAITFKEKRNGINYYDVIAGAGNQLKLEFTGECWVEIKENSKNGKTIFSKKITDPQSQTFDLTVPLYVIVGRTDHVKFYVEDKTFDNGTTAGSTKYIFTPVKETAE, from the coding sequence ATGTCCGATTTGGGCGCGTTGCTTCGCAAAGCCCGCGAGCAGCGCGGTTATACGCTTGATGATATTCAAGAGTACACGAAAATTCGTAAAAGATACCTAGAAGCCATTGAGGCAGGCGAATATAAGGTGCTGCCGGGTTCCTTTTACGTGCGGGCTTTCGTGAAAACTTATGCGGAGACAGTCGGATTAGATGCGGAAGAGGTTTTACGTCTTTACCACAAAGAACTACCTCAAGCGCCAACTACAGAAGTGGCTCGAACTGAGCCTCGAATGAAAGTGGGAAGACGGAGCGTACAGCATAATGACCGACTAGGAAAAGTGGCCGTTTCATTACTGATGTGGGCATTCCCTATTTTGATTGTCGTTGTTGTATATGTATATATATCGAATAACAAAGCGCCTGACACGAAAGAATTAAACCCGAATCCGCCTATTTCAACAGAAACGTCAACGCCTAGCCCTTCAGCATCTATTGCTCCAAGCTCAACACCTCCACCAAGCACACCGCCGCCTTCTGTAAGCACGGCTGCGATTACGTTTAAAGAAAAAAGAAACGGTATCAATTATTACGATGTGATAGCCGGTGCAGGGAATCAGCTTAAGCTGGAGTTTACTGGAGAATGCTGGGTTGAGATTAAAGAGAATTCAAAGAACGGGAAGACCATTTTTTCGAAAAAGATTACTGATCCTCAATCGCAAACCTTTGATTTAACCGTACCTTTATACGTAATTGTTGGTCGGACAGATCATGTAAAGTTCTATGTAGAAGACAAGACATTTGATAATGGAACGACAGCTGGTTCCACCAAATACATTTTCACACCAGTGAAAGAAACTGCGGAATAA
- the rimO gene encoding 30S ribosomal protein S12 methylthiotransferase RimO has product MIEKVSVVTLGCEKNLVDSEIMSGLIHQRGFSLVEKPEDATVIIVNTCGFIDAAKEESVNTILNLAELKDTSRLKALIVSGCLTQRYKKELMEEMPEIDGIVGTGDFHRINDIIDEALRGRKPVYVGNPVFNYEENLPRLLSTPRHTAYVKIAEGCDNACTFCSIPIMRGQFRSRSIESILAEVKMLADQGVKEISLIAQDSTNYGTDLYEGFKLPELLNRVSEVPGIAWVRLHYAYPGFFTDELIEAISNNPKVCNYIDMPLQHSEDSILKRMRRPGRQRDVRELVGKIRSRIPEVALRTSMIVGFPGETEEDFEKLCEFVREIKFDRLGVFTYSQEEDTPASRLPNQLSDEVKQFRQNTLMEIQREVAKDNASKYVGRTIDVLVERYDGRSDVFIGRSQFDAPEVDGEVYISNCPVQIGEISKVRITHAYEYDLSGEGIA; this is encoded by the coding sequence ATGATAGAGAAAGTCAGCGTCGTCACGCTAGGCTGTGAGAAAAATTTAGTCGACTCCGAGATTATGTCGGGACTCATTCACCAAAGAGGATTCTCATTGGTTGAAAAGCCGGAAGATGCGACGGTTATTATTGTTAATACATGTGGCTTCATCGATGCTGCGAAGGAAGAATCCGTAAATACGATTCTTAATTTGGCAGAATTGAAGGATACGTCACGTCTGAAAGCACTCATTGTGTCGGGGTGTTTGACTCAACGCTATAAGAAAGAATTAATGGAAGAAATGCCGGAAATCGATGGGATTGTTGGTACAGGCGATTTTCATCGTATTAATGATATTATTGACGAGGCACTTCGTGGGCGCAAGCCGGTCTATGTAGGAAACCCCGTTTTTAATTATGAAGAAAACCTGCCACGACTTTTGTCGACTCCTCGTCATACTGCGTATGTAAAAATCGCAGAGGGCTGCGATAATGCGTGTACCTTCTGCAGCATTCCAATTATGAGGGGACAGTTCCGCAGCCGTTCAATAGAGTCTATCTTGGCTGAAGTGAAAATGTTGGCGGATCAGGGTGTTAAGGAAATTAGCTTGATCGCTCAGGATTCCACTAACTATGGTACTGATCTGTATGAGGGCTTTAAGCTACCAGAATTGCTTAATCGGGTTAGTGAAGTACCAGGGATCGCATGGGTACGACTTCATTATGCATATCCGGGCTTCTTTACAGATGAACTAATCGAGGCGATCTCGAATAATCCTAAAGTATGTAATTATATTGATATGCCTTTGCAGCACAGTGAGGATTCTATCTTAAAAAGAATGCGCCGACCGGGACGCCAACGCGATGTTCGTGAGCTCGTAGGCAAAATTCGTTCTCGTATTCCGGAAGTAGCTCTACGCACGTCTATGATCGTTGGTTTTCCTGGTGAGACGGAAGAGGATTTCGAGAAGCTATGTGAGTTTGTTCGCGAGATCAAGTTCGACCGCTTAGGTGTGTTCACCTATTCTCAAGAAGAAGATACACCTGCGAGCCGTTTGCCTAATCAGCTATCAGATGAAGTGAAGCAGTTCCGTCAGAATACGTTGATGGAAATCCAACGTGAAGTCGCTAAGGATAATGCTTCTAAATATGTAGGACGTACGATAGACGTTCTTGTAGAACGTTATGATGGACGTAGTGATGTCTTTATTGGGCGTAGTCAGTTTGATGCTCCTGAGGTTGATGGAGAAGTCTATATCTCGAATTGCCCAGTGCAAATTGGTGAAATAAGCAAGGTTAGAATTACGCATGCTTACGAGTATGATTTGTCAGGGGAGGGAATTGCGTGA
- the yfmH gene encoding EF-P 5-aminopentanol modification-associated protein YfmH codes for MSTTPYPKLQETLWHEKLDNGLEVFILPKPGFTKTYATFTTRFGSVDNRFIPPGGQEIKVPDGIAHFLEHKMFEEPEGDIFTQFASQGASANAYTSFDRTVYLFTATHEVEANLDTLLHFVQNPYFTDENVEKEKGIIVQEIDMYRDNPDWRVYFGLIEAMYQKHPVHIDIAGTAGSVRSITKEMLYDCYNTFYHPSNMTLFVVGGVDPQETMDRIKQDQASKTFSPGGTIERLFEDEPVQVKEEKKVLELPVSLPKCLFGFKEEAGDAEQDAVRLELATKLALEALLGASSTLYQELYDDNLISDGFGHEYNTGPGYSFSIIGGETRDPDELVTRVSQALYDAAAQGISPDIFERTRRKKIGAYLRMMNSPESIASEFTRYRHKGGDLFNLVEVYESLTLQEINARIKEHANPQRRAISIVRSGTD; via the coding sequence ATGTCTACAACACCTTATCCTAAGCTGCAAGAAACTCTTTGGCATGAGAAGCTTGATAACGGCTTAGAGGTATTCATCCTCCCGAAGCCGGGCTTCACGAAAACCTATGCGACCTTCACGACACGATTTGGTTCCGTGGATAATCGTTTTATTCCACCAGGTGGGCAAGAGATCAAGGTGCCGGATGGGATCGCACATTTTCTAGAGCATAAAATGTTCGAGGAGCCAGAGGGTGATATTTTTACCCAGTTTGCTTCCCAAGGGGCTTCAGCCAACGCTTACACGAGCTTTGACAGAACCGTCTACCTCTTCACAGCTACACATGAGGTGGAAGCGAATTTGGATACGCTGCTTCACTTCGTGCAAAATCCTTATTTCACAGATGAGAATGTGGAGAAGGAAAAGGGGATCATTGTTCAGGAAATCGATATGTACAGGGACAATCCGGATTGGCGTGTTTACTTCGGGTTGATTGAGGCTATGTATCAAAAGCATCCTGTGCACATCGATATTGCGGGTACAGCCGGCTCTGTGAGGTCCATTACTAAAGAGATGCTGTACGACTGCTACAATACGTTCTATCACCCCTCCAATATGACTTTGTTTGTTGTTGGTGGTGTAGATCCACAGGAGACGATGGACCGGATTAAGCAAGATCAGGCAAGCAAGACCTTCTCTCCGGGAGGTACGATCGAACGGTTGTTTGAAGACGAGCCCGTGCAGGTTAAAGAAGAAAAGAAGGTGCTTGAGCTTCCTGTTTCTCTTCCGAAATGTTTGTTTGGTTTCAAGGAAGAAGCTGGAGATGCTGAGCAGGACGCGGTTCGTCTTGAGCTAGCGACTAAGCTTGCTCTTGAGGCTTTGCTGGGTGCGAGCTCAACCTTGTATCAAGAGCTCTATGATGACAACCTGATATCGGACGGCTTCGGCCACGAGTATAATACAGGACCTGGATATTCCTTCTCGATTATTGGTGGTGAGACGAGAGATCCGGATGAACTGGTTACACGAGTAAGCCAGGCGCTGTACGATGCAGCAGCACAAGGCATTTCCCCAGACATTTTTGAACGGACGCGGCGGAAAAAAATAGGGGCTTATTTGCGGATGATGAACAGCCCTGAATCCATCGCAAGTGAATTTACCCGTTATCGTCACAAAGGCGGGGATTTGTTTAATTTGGTTGAAGTGTACGAGAGTCTGACACTTCAGGAAATTAACGCAAGGATTAAGGAGCATGCTAATCCGCAAAGACGAGCGATATCTATCGTGAGGAGCGGGACGGATTGA
- the ymfI gene encoding elongation factor P 5-aminopentanone reductase, with protein MKRIALVTGASRGIGAAVARRLAADGIDVAIQYSVASAAAAAVARECREFGVRTIELQADLRNKESVGQLLQQIQESEWTPNIVVHCAGITHYGLLEDMDDQLWDDMMNVNLKGAYYLTQWFGPSMRWQRWGRFVHLSSIWGAVGASGEVAYAASKGGLNAFTKSVAKEMASSGVTVNAIAAGAIATDMLEALEPSDLEQLNAEIPLGRLGQADEVAQLVRFLISDNASYITGQIIGLNGGWHM; from the coding sequence TTGAAGCGGATTGCACTTGTGACGGGGGCATCGCGGGGGATCGGAGCCGCGGTGGCCCGTCGTTTGGCAGCGGATGGCATCGATGTTGCCATCCAATACTCTGTAGCTTCAGCTGCTGCTGCAGCTGTAGCAAGAGAGTGTAGGGAATTCGGTGTGAGAACGATCGAGCTGCAAGCTGATCTTCGAAATAAGGAATCTGTTGGACAGCTATTGCAGCAGATACAGGAGTCGGAATGGACACCTAATATTGTCGTCCATTGTGCTGGAATTACTCATTATGGGCTTCTGGAAGATATGGATGACCAGCTGTGGGACGATATGATGAATGTAAACCTTAAAGGCGCATATTATTTAACACAGTGGTTTGGTCCTTCTATGAGGTGGCAGAGATGGGGGCGGTTTGTCCATCTCTCCAGCATATGGGGTGCTGTTGGGGCATCTGGTGAAGTGGCTTATGCAGCCTCCAAAGGCGGCTTAAATGCTTTTACCAAGTCGGTGGCTAAAGAAATGGCGTCGTCAGGAGTAACAGTCAATGCGATTGCTGCTGGAGCGATTGCCACAGATATGCTGGAGGCGCTGGAGCCATCGGACCTAGAGCAACTAAATGCGGAAATTCCTCTTGGGCGGCTCGGACAGGCTGATGAAGTAGCGCAATTGGTACGATTTCTTATCTCGGACAATGCCAGCTATATTACAGGACAAATTATTGGCTTAAACGGTGGTTGGCATATGTAA
- a CDS encoding DUF3388 domain-containing protein, which yields MEPKQWYMEYKIHKNRPGLLGDIASLLGMLEVNILTINGVEDRTRGMLLQTDDEEKIELLGKMLGKVENITVNTLRPPRLTDILAVRHGRYIERDSDDMKTFRFTRDELGLLVDFLGELFKRDGNQTIGLRGMPRVGKTESIIAGSVCSNKRWAFVSSTLLRQTVRSQLSEEEMNPNNVFIIDGIVSTIRSNEKHYCLLQELMAMPSTKVIEHPDIFVRESQYDYDVFDCIVELRNTPDEEISYEKFTTAGLTDDF from the coding sequence ATGGAACCCAAACAGTGGTACATGGAGTACAAAATCCACAAAAATCGCCCCGGGCTGCTTGGCGATATCGCTTCATTGCTTGGGATGCTGGAAGTTAACATTCTAACGATTAATGGCGTGGAAGATAGAACCCGAGGAATGCTGCTACAAACCGACGATGAAGAGAAAATTGAGCTGCTTGGCAAAATGCTTGGCAAAGTAGAAAACATCACCGTGAATACGTTACGCCCCCCTCGTCTTACCGATATTTTAGCGGTTAGGCATGGTCGCTATATTGAACGCGATTCAGATGACATGAAAACCTTTCGATTTACTCGCGATGAATTGGGGCTTCTTGTAGATTTCCTGGGTGAGCTGTTTAAGCGGGATGGCAATCAAACGATTGGACTTCGAGGGATGCCTCGGGTTGGGAAAACAGAATCAATTATTGCAGGAAGTGTGTGCTCTAACAAACGATGGGCGTTTGTTTCCTCTACGTTACTTCGCCAAACAGTAAGAAGCCAGCTGTCAGAAGAAGAAATGAATCCTAATAATGTATTTATTATCGATGGCATTGTAAGTACAATTCGTTCTAATGAGAAGCACTATTGTTTACTTCAGGAATTAATGGCGATGCCTTCAACGAAAGTAATTGAGCATCCTGATATTTTTGTGCGAGAATCTCAGTATGATTATGATGTTTTCGATTGTATCGTGGAATTACGTAATACGCCTGATGAAGAAATTTCATACGAAAAATTCACAACGGCTGGTTTAACAGATGATTTCTAA